A region from the Hydra vulgaris chromosome 10, alternate assembly HydraT2T_AEP genome encodes:
- the LOC136086276 gene encoding uncharacterized protein LOC136086276 isoform X2: protein MDDTIQGSQKDHLQIPRIEIFEILKNELSLDLDDQLNILQSQLCLRRKICFQFSTDDKKKLKNVLTKLKIKWKSSNRTKIIFLKTHDTWLKASTNICIVQARNKERKSHSAMGRPPLNFDEASERTKRRKTEEMRSTFSSSELAFASQMSLRASGACNAGVTVKDLPSTIQHRVANYIESLKLSQISQTSELCAETALSILMEAKLFKHQYCIIRSAAIANSSSFLPSYEKLKEAKKMCYPEDITITEISAEVKLQSLLNHTCLRIIKTQQNLIDSLNVIILSNFILILKWGFDGSSGHSEYKQRFADGRNSDANVFLTSLVPLQLLCTNSVLGQDIILWENRTPSSTRFCRPIRLQFLHENVH from the exons ATGGACGATACTATTCaag GTTCACAAAAAGATCATTTGCAAATTCCTcgaattgaaatttttgaaattttaaaaaacgagttaTCTTTAGATCTAGATGACCAGCTTAATATTTTGCAATCACAGTTGTGTCtaagaagaaaaatttgtttccaaTTTTCAACAGAtgataaaaagaaactaaaaaatgtattgacaaaattaaaaataaaatggaaaagtaGTAACcgaacaaaaataatatttttgaagacacATGACACTTGGTTAAAAGCCTCAACAAATATTTGT atTGTTCAAGCAcgaaataaagagagaaaaagCCATAGTGCAATGGGTCGACCACCTTTGAATTTTGATGAAGCTAGTGAACGAACGAAACGGCGAAAAACAGAGGAAATGCGTTCGACATTTAGTTCATCCGAGTTAGCATTTGCTTCTCAGATGAGTCTTCGGGCTTCAGGAGCATGCAATGCCGGAGTTACAGTTAAAGATTTACCTTCCACAATTCAACACCGAGTCGCAAACTATATAGAGAGCCTTAAATTGTCCCAAATTTCACAAACATCTGAACTATGTGCTGAAACAGCTCTTTCTATACTAATGGAAGCAAAGCTTTTTAAACATCAATATTGCATTATAAGAAGTGCTGCAATTGCGAATAGCTCTTCTTTTTTACCATCTTAcgaaaaacttaaagaagccaaGAAAATGTGTTACCCTGAAGATATAACGATAACTGAAATAAGCGCCGAAGTAAAACTGCaatctttattaaatcacaCTTGTTTAAGAAttataaaaactcaacaaaatcTAATTGACTCCTtgaatgtaattattttatcaaattttattttaattcttaagtGGGGGTTTGATGGCAGTTCCGGTCATAGCGAATATAAACAGAGATTTGCCGATGGAAGAAACTCAGATGCAAATGTTTTTCTGACTTCACTTGtaccattacaacttttgtgtACAAATTCAGTTTTAGGTCAAGATATTATTCTATGGGAAAATAGGACACCCTCATCTACTCGATTTTGTCGACCTATCAGACTTCAATTTCTTCACGAAAATGTCCATTGA